In the genome of Persephonella sp. KM09-Lau-8, one region contains:
- the cybH gene encoding Ni/Fe-hydrogenase, b-type cytochrome subunit, with protein MYQKVKRMTKTMRIFHWINAFSILAAVITGFYIGHPYYQTLISEPAAYKYVMAYNRLIHFFAALLLDVVSIAIFYLYFASRFEKPIKKLIPNRQNIKEFWEVFLNLITLNRRKNFDSSHLDSFNAVYFTILHLLLVWMLLTGFYMYVQGLESGLSAIGSWWPALLHLATDWVGWLLGGHAGVRWWHHFTMWIILAWVAFHIYYQVWRTIFWKEGDIAIVFGGYKFKKVK; from the coding sequence ATGTATCAAAAAGTAAAAAGAATGACAAAAACAATGAGAATTTTTCACTGGATAAATGCCTTTTCTATTCTGGCAGCTGTTATAACAGGGTTTTACATAGGGCATCCCTATTATCAAACATTAATATCTGAACCTGCAGCTTATAAATATGTAATGGCTTATAACAGACTTATACACTTTTTTGCTGCACTTCTTCTTGATGTCGTTTCTATTGCCATTTTCTATCTTTATTTTGCAAGTAGGTTTGAAAAACCAATTAAAAAATTAATCCCCAATAGGCAGAATATAAAAGAGTTCTGGGAAGTGTTCTTAAATCTTATTACACTGAATAGAAGAAAGAATTTTGATAGTTCCCATTTAGATAGTTTTAATGCTGTTTATTTTACTATTCTTCATCTCCTTCTTGTATGGATGCTTTTAACGGGTTTTTATATGTATGTTCAAGGTTTAGAAAGCGGTTTGTCTGCTATAGGTTCATGGTGGCCGGCATTGCTTCATCTTGCTACTGACTGGGTAGGATGGCTACTTGGAGGTCATGCAGGAGTTAGATGGTGGCATCACTTTACAATGTGGATAATACTTGCATGGGTAGCTTTCCATATTTACTATCAGGTATGGAGAACAATTTTCTGGAAAGAAGGGGATATCGCTATTGTATTCGGTGGATATAAATTCAAAAAGGTTAAATAA
- a CDS encoding (2Fe-2S)-binding protein, producing MEEIEVCICKRITLSEILQAIDEEGIKDLETLIEKTKAGTVCKMCISPEEDPYGERDIHLTELLK from the coding sequence ATGGAAGAGATTGAGGTTTGTATTTGTAAAAGGATAACCCTTTCTGAGATACTTCAGGCAATAGATGAAGAAGGTATAAAAGACCTTGAAACCTTGATAGAGAAAACAAAAGCCGGAACAGTTTGTAAAATGTGTATATCCCCTGAAGAGGACCCTTACGGTGAAAGGGATATACACCTGACAGAACTTTTAAAGTAA
- a CDS encoding HyaD/HybD family hydrogenase maturation endopeptidase: MKKIGIVGVGNILFKDEGIGVFIVKYLQENYRFEPEIDLIDAGTLGFGLMSYLHEYDHIILIDTISMNDKPGSVFRLTPEQLSGIASYHQTAHEVEVLQMIELTPLTGKMADTVVIGIIPENICASEIGLTQTLEGTPFKTAIAQIFKELDRIGIKYEKINDIPLKEVVKKHFGSYNGELSEKRIQEF, translated from the coding sequence ATGAAAAAAATCGGAATAGTTGGTGTTGGAAATATTTTATTTAAAGATGAAGGGATAGGAGTTTTTATAGTTAAGTATCTTCAGGAAAATTATAGGTTTGAACCAGAAATAGACCTGATAGATGCAGGTACACTGGGTTTTGGTCTTATGTCTTATCTCCATGAATACGACCATATAATCCTCATAGATACAATCTCTATGAACGACAAACCGGGAAGTGTTTTTAGACTTACACCAGAGCAACTGTCAGGTATTGCCTCATACCACCAGACAGCCCACGAGGTAGAAGTTCTCCAGATGATAGAGCTAACCCCACTTACAGGAAAAATGGCAGACACCGTTGTAATAGGAATAATTCCAGAGAATATCTGTGCTTCAGAGATAGGTTTAACACAAACCCTTGAAGGAACTCCTTTCAAAACAGCCATTGCCCAGATATTTAAAGAATTAGACAGAATCGGCATAAAATATGAAAAGATTAACGATATACCCTTAAAAGAAGTTGTCAAAAAACATTTCGGTTCATACAACGGAGAACTATCAGAAAAACGAATTCAGGAGTTTTAG